A single region of the Eleginops maclovinus isolate JMC-PN-2008 ecotype Puerto Natales chromosome 16, JC_Emac_rtc_rv5, whole genome shotgun sequence genome encodes:
- the LOC134878621 gene encoding ADP-ribosylation factor-like protein 4D, protein MGNQLTEIAPNPPFLPSFQSLHIVVIGLDSAGKTALLYRLKLREFVETIPTKGFNMERIKVPMGNSKSNSTTLQVWDVGGQDKLRPLWKSYTRRTDGLVFVVDSAETERMEEAKVELHRIARSAENQGVPVLVLANKQDLAGAASAAEVEKVLALHELSSSSLHHTQGCSALDGQGLQPGLEKLYEMILKRKKMLRNSKKKR, encoded by the exons ATGGGGAACCAGTTAACAGAAATCGCCCCCAACCCCCCattcctccccagcttccagtCCTTACACATCGTGGTGATTGGTTTGGACTCTGCTGGGAAAACCGCCCTCCTCTATAGACTCAAGCTGCGGGAGTTTGTCGAGACGATCCCCACCAAAGGCTTCAACATGGAGCGGATTAAAGTGCCTATGGGGAACTCCAAAAGCAACAGCACCACGTTACAGGTGTGGGACGTGGGCGGTCAGGACAAACTGAGGCCCCTCTGGAAGTCCTACACCAGGAGGACGGACGGGCTGGTGTTCGTGGTGGATTCCGCCGAGACGGAGCGCATGGAGGAAGCCAAAGTGGAGCTGCACAGGATCGCCCGGTCCGCAGAGAACCAGGGGGTGCCGGTGCTGGTTCTGGCAAACAAACAGGACCTGGCTGGAGCCGCGTCAGCTGCAGAg GTGGAGAAGGTTCTGGCTCTCCATGAGCTCAGCTCGTCCTCCCTGCACCACACACAGGGCTGCTCGGCGCTGGACGGGCAGGGCCTGCAGCCCGGGCTGGAGAAGCTGTACGAGATGAtcctgaagaggaagaagatgctCCGAAACAGCAAGAAGAAGAGATGA